In Toxotes jaculatrix isolate fToxJac2 chromosome 20, fToxJac2.pri, whole genome shotgun sequence, the following proteins share a genomic window:
- the rnpc3 gene encoding RNA-binding region-containing protein 3 isoform X1, with protein MISREMDTNDDLVRTTSSKTLLIRHLPAELSRDEKEDLLKYFGAESVRVFSNTGRLKHSAFATFRSEKAAANALSRLHQLEILDHKLVAEFAKGQDHVTVLKDPPVSDSGKSVKTEKKKKQETQEPNVPLIETGVAPSLGLKFQLNPTLKYLYPPPSNGVLTNITHALMSVPRFYVQVLHLMNKMNLPCPFGPVTARPPMFELLPPAPPIPMPPPFPPDYPPLPEEEMELSSEEESEYESGDDEDKERIVRLMGLVNQACKRPTRPKTASKRKKPKIKDLLYAPKPDSQSAPVLQPCDVFEQPHPAGPRKIEFHISVPEVAPIAEGSGPGQEAQSEEGRGVEEREVAPSVSDDETEVTDGFGKLYPSTQESQQQEEHSGDEQDLTSDAISRKELEKGRLSRDEMKRMSVFKTYEPGEPTCRLYVKNIAKQVEEKDLKYIYSRYIDPSSEAERNMFDIVLMKEGRMKGQAFVGLPSERSAEKALRETNGYVLYDKPLVVQFARSARPKQDNSEARRGPKQR; from the exons ATGATCAGCAG GGAAATGGACACAAATGATGACCTTGTCCGAACAACCAGCAGTAAGACGCTGCTGATCCGCCACTTACCTGCTGAGCTCAGCCGGGACGAGAAGGAGGACCTGCTGAAGTATTTTGGAGCTGAATCAGTCAGGGTCTTCTCAAACACAGGCCGCCTG aAACATTCTGCCTTTGCAACCTTCAGAAGTGAGAAGGCAGCAGCAAAT GCTCTCTCTAGGCTCCATCAGTTAGAGATTCTTGATCATAAGCTTGTTGCAGAGTTTGCTAAAGGCCAAGATCATGTGACAGTATTAAAGGATCCTCCAGTGTCAGACAG TGGTAAAAGtgttaaaacagaaaagaagaagaaacaggagaCCCAAGAGCCAAATGTTCCCCTCATAGAGACCGGCGTCGCACCAAGCCTTGG GTTGAAATTTCAATTGAACCCCACTTTGAAATATTTATACCCACCACCTTCTAATGGCGTTCTGACAAATATAACACACGCCCTCATGAGTGTGCCAAGGTTTTATGTTCAG GTACTGCATCTGATGAACAAGATGAATTTACCATGTCCATTTGGCCCGGTCACTGCCAGGCCCCCCATG tttgagCTCCTGCCTCCGGCGCCACCCATCCCCAtgccccctcccttccctcctgaCTACCCCCCTCtgccagaggaggagatggagctgTCCAGTGAGGAAGAGTCGGAGTATGAGAGTGGAGACGACGAAGACAAAGAGAG GATTGTTCGTCTGATGGGCCTGGTCAACCAAGCATGCAAGAGACCCACGAGACCAAAAACAGcttcaaagagaaagaagccCAAGATCAAGGATCTGCTCTATGCTCCCAAACCAGACTCTCAGAG TGCTCCAGTGCTGCAGCCGTGTGACGTGTTTGAGCAGCCCCACCCTGCCGGGCCCAGGAAAATTGAATTCCACATCTCGGTTCCAGAGGTGGCGCCTATAGCGGAAGGAAGTGGGCCAGGTCAAGAGGCGCAGTCTGAGGAGGGCAGAG gagtggaggagagggaggtcGCTCCCTCCGTCAGCGATGATGAGACCGAGGTCACTGATGGTTTTGGGAAGCTCTACCCCAGCACCCAGGAGtcccagcagcaggaggagcacaGCGGCGACGAGCAGGATCTCACCTCAGACGCCATCTCCAGAAAGGAGCTGGAGAAAGGACGTCTGTCCAGAGATG agatgaaaaggaTGTCTGTGTTTAAAACTTATGAACCCGGTGAGCCAACCTGCAGGCTGTACGTGAAGAACATTGCAAAGCAAGTGGAAGAGAAA GACCTGAAGTACATCTACAGCAGATACATCGACCCTTCGTCAGAGGCTGAGAGGAACAT GTTTGACATTGTGTTAATGAAGGAGGGGCGGATGAAAGGGCAGGCCTTCGTCGGACTCCCCAGTGAGCGGAGCGCAGAGAAAGCCCTGCGGGAAACCAACGGCTACGTTCTCTACGACAAACCCCTCGTCGTC CAGTTTGCCAGATCTGCAAGaccaaaacaagacaacagcGAAGCCAGGAGGGGCCCCAAACAGAGATGA
- the rnpc3 gene encoding RNA-binding region-containing protein 3 isoform X2 has protein sequence MDTNDDLVRTTSSKTLLIRHLPAELSRDEKEDLLKYFGAESVRVFSNTGRLKHSAFATFRSEKAAANALSRLHQLEILDHKLVAEFAKGQDHVTVLKDPPVSDSGKSVKTEKKKKQETQEPNVPLIETGVAPSLGLKFQLNPTLKYLYPPPSNGVLTNITHALMSVPRFYVQVLHLMNKMNLPCPFGPVTARPPMFELLPPAPPIPMPPPFPPDYPPLPEEEMELSSEEESEYESGDDEDKERIVRLMGLVNQACKRPTRPKTASKRKKPKIKDLLYAPKPDSQSAPVLQPCDVFEQPHPAGPRKIEFHISVPEVAPIAEGSGPGQEAQSEEGRGVEEREVAPSVSDDETEVTDGFGKLYPSTQESQQQEEHSGDEQDLTSDAISRKELEKGRLSRDEMKRMSVFKTYEPGEPTCRLYVKNIAKQVEEKDLKYIYSRYIDPSSEAERNMFDIVLMKEGRMKGQAFVGLPSERSAEKALRETNGYVLYDKPLVVQFARSARPKQDNSEARRGPKQR, from the exons ATGGACACAAATGATGACCTTGTCCGAACAACCAGCAGTAAGACGCTGCTGATCCGCCACTTACCTGCTGAGCTCAGCCGGGACGAGAAGGAGGACCTGCTGAAGTATTTTGGAGCTGAATCAGTCAGGGTCTTCTCAAACACAGGCCGCCTG aAACATTCTGCCTTTGCAACCTTCAGAAGTGAGAAGGCAGCAGCAAAT GCTCTCTCTAGGCTCCATCAGTTAGAGATTCTTGATCATAAGCTTGTTGCAGAGTTTGCTAAAGGCCAAGATCATGTGACAGTATTAAAGGATCCTCCAGTGTCAGACAG TGGTAAAAGtgttaaaacagaaaagaagaagaaacaggagaCCCAAGAGCCAAATGTTCCCCTCATAGAGACCGGCGTCGCACCAAGCCTTGG GTTGAAATTTCAATTGAACCCCACTTTGAAATATTTATACCCACCACCTTCTAATGGCGTTCTGACAAATATAACACACGCCCTCATGAGTGTGCCAAGGTTTTATGTTCAG GTACTGCATCTGATGAACAAGATGAATTTACCATGTCCATTTGGCCCGGTCACTGCCAGGCCCCCCATG tttgagCTCCTGCCTCCGGCGCCACCCATCCCCAtgccccctcccttccctcctgaCTACCCCCCTCtgccagaggaggagatggagctgTCCAGTGAGGAAGAGTCGGAGTATGAGAGTGGAGACGACGAAGACAAAGAGAG GATTGTTCGTCTGATGGGCCTGGTCAACCAAGCATGCAAGAGACCCACGAGACCAAAAACAGcttcaaagagaaagaagccCAAGATCAAGGATCTGCTCTATGCTCCCAAACCAGACTCTCAGAG TGCTCCAGTGCTGCAGCCGTGTGACGTGTTTGAGCAGCCCCACCCTGCCGGGCCCAGGAAAATTGAATTCCACATCTCGGTTCCAGAGGTGGCGCCTATAGCGGAAGGAAGTGGGCCAGGTCAAGAGGCGCAGTCTGAGGAGGGCAGAG gagtggaggagagggaggtcGCTCCCTCCGTCAGCGATGATGAGACCGAGGTCACTGATGGTTTTGGGAAGCTCTACCCCAGCACCCAGGAGtcccagcagcaggaggagcacaGCGGCGACGAGCAGGATCTCACCTCAGACGCCATCTCCAGAAAGGAGCTGGAGAAAGGACGTCTGTCCAGAGATG agatgaaaaggaTGTCTGTGTTTAAAACTTATGAACCCGGTGAGCCAACCTGCAGGCTGTACGTGAAGAACATTGCAAAGCAAGTGGAAGAGAAA GACCTGAAGTACATCTACAGCAGATACATCGACCCTTCGTCAGAGGCTGAGAGGAACAT GTTTGACATTGTGTTAATGAAGGAGGGGCGGATGAAAGGGCAGGCCTTCGTCGGACTCCCCAGTGAGCGGAGCGCAGAGAAAGCCCTGCGGGAAACCAACGGCTACGTTCTCTACGACAAACCCCTCGTCGTC CAGTTTGCCAGATCTGCAAGaccaaaacaagacaacagcGAAGCCAGGAGGGGCCCCAAACAGAGATGA